The following are from one region of the Cyclopterus lumpus isolate fCycLum1 chromosome 21, fCycLum1.pri, whole genome shotgun sequence genome:
- the LOC117750544 gene encoding activin receptor type-1-like yields MTARGMFLLVLIALVFPCSSLEGDVSLRNSECLCDGGSCRSGDRCFGQQCFTSLSILNGTSALQRGCIVGNEEVSSRCKSPPTPELVVECCFGDLCNMNVSLQLPVKDIDRSAGRPVLRDQECMCDDGACERDHRCAGQHCFSSLKMMDGVAVQQKGCLRDDEEGKVTCAMPPSSAHVVKCCQGHLCNMNVTVQTPGKEEEVKPQIKEEHDCVCEGSSCEREKRCKGHQCFSSLTVSAGSMVYQKGCFKVYEQSTLTCKTPPSRDQIVECCHGHLCNLNSTVELPVKADELLSYSVTTLAIVIVAPIIILIVLSAVAILVFRRIHNNQMERLTSRDAEYGTIDGLIASNVGESTLADLLDHSCTSGSGSGLPFLVQRTVARQITLNECVGKGRYGEVWRGQWQGESVAVKIFSSRDEKSWFRETEIYNTVLLRHENILGFIASDMTSRNSSTQLWLITHFHEMGSLYDYLQLSTLDASSCLRMALSIASGLAHLHVEIFGTQGKPAIAHRDLKSKNILVQKNGQCCIADLGLAVMHFQDTNELDVGNNPKVGTKRYMAPEVLDDSIQMDCFESYKRVDIWALGLVLWEIARRTVSNGIVEDYKPPFHDVVPSDPSFEDMKKVVCVDQQRPNIPNRWFSDPTLTSMAKLMKECWYQNPSARLTALRIKKTLTKIDNSLDKLKTDI; encoded by the exons ATGACGGCGAGGGGCATGTTTCTTTTGGTTTTGATCGCCCTGGTCTTCCCATGTTCAAGCTTGGAAG gGGATGTCAGTTTGAGAAACTCTGAATGTTTGTGTGACGGAGGGTCCTGCAGGAGTGGGGACCGGTGTTTCGGCCAGCAGTGCTTCACCTCCCTCTCCATACTGAACGGGACATCGGCCCTACAGAGGggctgcattgtgggtaatgagGAAGTGTCCTCACGATGCAAAAGCCCGCCAACTCCTGAGCTGGTGGTGGAGTGCTGCTTTGGGGATTTGTGTAACATGAACGTCTCCTTGCAGTTACCGGTGAAAG ATATAGACCGGTCTGCTGGCAGACCGGTCCTCAGAGACCAGGAGTGCATGTGCGATGACGGTGCGTGTGAGCGAGACCATCGCTGTGCAGGCCAGCACTGTTTCTCCTCTCTGAAGATGATGGATGGGGTGGCCGTCCAACAGAAGGGCTGCCTGAGGGACGACGAGGAGGGCAAAGTCACCTGCGCCATGCCACCCTCATCGGCCCATGTTGTCAAGTGCTGCCAGGGCCATCTGTGTAACATGAACGTCACTGTGCAAACTCCAGGGAAAG AGGAGGAAGTAAAACCCCAGATCAAAGAGGAGCATGATTGTGTATGTGAGGGCAGCTCatgtgaaagagagaaacgcTGCAAGGGCCACCAGTGTTTCTCATCCCTGACGGTCAGCGCTGGCTCCATGGTGTACCAGAAAGGCTGCTTCAAGGTCTATGAGCAGAGCACATTGACCTGCAAGACCCCACCTTCCAGAGACCAGATTGTGGAGTGCTGCCATGGGCACCTGTGCAACTTGAACAGCACCGTGGAGCTACCTGTCAAAG CCGATGAGCTATTAAGCTACAGTGTGACCACACTGGCTATCGTCATCGTGGCgcccatcatcatcctcatcgtcCTCTCTGCTGTCGCTATCCTGGTGTTCAGACGCATCCACAACAACCAAATGGAAAGACTAACATCACGAGATGCAGAATATGGAACCATCGATGGCCTTATAGCATCCAACGTGGGGGAGAGCACTCTGGCG GATCTTCTGGATCATTCCTGCACCTCAGGAAGTGGCTCAGGGCTCCCTTTCCTCGTTCAGAGAACTGTTGCACGACAAATCACACTCAATGAGTGTGTAG GTAAGGGCCGTTACGGTGAAGTGTGGAGGGGTCAGTGGCAGGGAGAGAGTGTCGCCGTCAAAATCTTCTCCTCCAGAGAcgagaagtcctggttcagagAGACTGAGATCTACAACACTGTGCTGCTGAGACATGAGAACATCCTCG GCTTCATAGCTTCAGACATGACCTCGAGGAACTCCAGCACTCAGTTGTGGTTGATCACACACTTCCACGAGATGGGCTCCTTGTACGATTACCTTCAACTCAGCACCCTCGATGCATCCAGCTGCCTCCGCATGGCGCTCTCCATCGCGAGCGGCCTCGCACACCTCCATGTGGAGATCTTCGGCACTCAGGGAAAGCCGGCCATTGCCCACCGAGACCTCAAGAGCAAAAATATATTGGTCCAAAAGAATGGACAGTGCTGCATTGCTGACCTTG GTCTGGCGGTCATGCATTTTCAAGACACCAACGAGTTAGATGTGGGGAACAACCCCAAAGTGGGCACAAAGCGCTACATGGCCCCTGAAGTGCTCGACGACTCCATCCAGATGGACTGTTTCGAGTCCTACAAGAGAGTGGACATCTGGGCCCTGGGCCTCGTCCTGTGGGAGATCGCCAGGAGGACAGTCAGCAATG GCATTGTAGAAGACTACAAGCCACCTTTTCACGACGTGGTTCCAAGTGATCCCAGTTTTGAGGATATGaagaaggttgtgtgtgtggatcagCAGAGGCCCAACATCCCAAACAGATGGTTTTCTGACCCT actTTAACCTCCATGGCTAAACTCATGAAGGAGTGTTGGTACCAGAATCCGTCAGCCAGATTAACAGCGTTGCGCATCAAAAAGACCCTCACAAAGATTGACAACTCTCTGGACAAACTCAAAACAGACATTTGA